From the Gossypium hirsutum isolate 1008001.06 chromosome A02, Gossypium_hirsutum_v2.1, whole genome shotgun sequence genome, the window CGGTGTGCCTGGTGGAACCTGTTTTTTGCCAAAACAATGTCAGTTCTCAGTAAATTTCTTCACAATCACTTGACTTCTGATTCAAGTGATTCTCATGATTCTATTCACATTCTTGAACTGAAATTTGACATAAAAGTTCACAAACTTTAATTCAATATTGTGTCCCCCCTCACCAGTTGCTTCACGTGAAATAGACAGAAGCAGCTTTACATAAAATCATTAATGGTCACATGAAATATATCACAAAGAGGCACCATAGAGTGAATTTGCGATTCCTTGTTTCCCACTTAAACCATAAACagttaacatttaattcaagacAATAATATCAATGTTTTATTGGTGAAGGTGTCAACCCTCCCCACCCccgttttattattaattattattatatttttagtagGCCAGAGTTACAGGAAAAGACAAAGGGGTGCTTTGGACTCACAAGAGGGGCTTTGGTGAGGTAACTGAGGATTGTAGCCACAGGATGGAAAGTGTGGAACTTGCCCTGCAAAACCAAAATTCAACATCAATGTTTTTGCATAAATATGTTTTAAGGGTCAACCCAGAAGAGTCCACAAAGTTCTAAGGGTCATACCTCTCCATCAGCCTTGAACTGGATCCTGGTGCTAAGTTCAGCAAGGAGAACCAAGTCTAGGATAATGGGAGCAGCCAACAGGGAATCCTCACATGTGTTGTGCAACACAATGGTGTTCTTGCCTCCCATGAATATCTCTGATGTGTACTCATCCATGGCTCTCTTGCTGTCTCCCACATACGGCACATACTATAATACAAGGAAGACAAAGTACACATTTTAAGACCAATCAAGCAAAAAAGCTTTAAGGTCACCACTCACAAGTGCCGAAACAGACACAGAtgggtaaaaaaatatttaccttGATGACCACAACATGATCAGGATGTTCACCAGGCTCATAGAGGATTCCATTGCTTGAAACCATGTCATCAACAACATTGCTCTTTGAGATCTCCTTGGAACGGAAGGTTTGGGGTGCTGACAGATTCATGCCATCATTATTTCCCAGATGGTTGTAACTCACTATCGATGTTGGCTGTCAATTTATCATCACCATTAGTACAACCACCTATCAATGTCatattatttacattttattgACACATAAGCTACCAAACACTTAAACTTTCTACTTCAATTATATTGGTACTAATTGCTTATTATAACAATTACGGCGATAGTGCCATAAAGTCAAAAGATTTATACCTTGATACCAGCCCCAACAAGGAAATCCACGAGGACAGATTTCATCTTGGTCTGGCCACTCTTGAAGTCATCTCCTCCAATCAGACAGTTCCTTTGAATAGCCAAATCAATCAACCCTGAATACAATAAGAGTCACTTGTAGAGGTTATTACATTTACTCGTCattacaatttataaaattaggAAGACAGCTGAGCTAAATTAAGAACCTGGAACAAAGGTGTTTTGTGGGCTGCCATTGATGAAAGGAACATTTTCAAGAACACAAGCAATAGCATACAAAGTGGAAGGAGAAATCTCTGATTCATTCTTCTCCAAAGAAGCCATAAGGCTTTCCACGGTGTCATTTAGCCCCACAATGACATTGCTGTACCTCTCAGTGTTTGCAGTCCAGAGTACAACAACCTTGTCCACCTTGTTTTTCTCTTTGAACTCCCTGATTTACCCAATCAAATGTTAAAAAATTCAGCTACTTTTCCTGTTCTACAAGCTTAACAAATACAGTTTGGAGGGTTGGAGTTGATTATATACCTGATGTCTTTGATGACCTGCTGAACTTGTTCTTTCTTGGTCCCCTTCATGACATTATTGGCACGTTCACCTTGGTTAGCAGCAATGAAATCAGGATCGTAGATTCCAGGGAGTGGGACCATGGATTCCATGTAGGGTCTCAGTTGCTTTTGCAGATCAATGTCGAAAACCTTGGCCCTAGCCATTGCATCAGCTAGGTTCATGTCACTAATGTCCCATCCTCCAAACACAATATCATTTGGGTTCAcctttattcattcatttatcaAGCATTAAGCATTAAGTAGCAAACTagtaaattaaaaactaaatctGGGTTTATAATTCGTATACCATAGGAAGAAGACTCTTAAATGGAGCATAAATCTCTTCTCCATTGTAGGACCCAACTCGGATCGTTGATGCTTGAGTCAATGAACCAAAGTAATTAGCCTGTTGTACCTTGTCCTTAGTAGCCCAAGAGATACCCCTGAGAAAACCCATCATTACCCATAtctcaaaaatccaaaaaaaaaaaaggagaaaagaaaacaaatcaaaattaatCAGATCTTTTATCTAGAAAGTACAAAACTCACTCTTT encodes:
- the LOC107951681 gene encoding inositol-3-phosphate synthase; this encodes MFIESFKVESPNVKYTENEIQSVYNYETTELVHENKNGTYQWVVKPKTVKYEFKTDIHVPKLGVMLVGWGGNNGSTLTGGVIANKEGISWATKDKVQQANYFGSLTQASTIRVGSYNGEEIYAPFKSLLPMVNPNDIVFGGWDISDMNLADAMARAKVFDIDLQKQLRPYMESMVPLPGIYDPDFIAANQGERANNVMKGTKKEQVQQVIKDIREFKEKNKVDKVVVLWTANTERYSNVIVGLNDTVESLMASLEKNESEISPSTLYAIACVLENVPFINGSPQNTFVPGLIDLAIQRNCLIGGDDFKSGQTKMKSVLVDFLVGAGIKPTSIVSYNHLGNNDGMNLSAPQTFRSKEISKSNVVDDMVSSNGILYEPGEHPDHVVVIKYVPYVGDSKRAMDEYTSEIFMGGKNTIVLHNTCEDSLLAAPIILDLVLLAELSTRIQFKADGEGKFHTFHPVATILSYLTKAPLVPPGTPVVNALSKQRAMLENILRASIGLAPENNMILEYK